A stretch of the Aegilops tauschii subsp. strangulata cultivar AL8/78 chromosome 4, Aet v6.0, whole genome shotgun sequence genome encodes the following:
- the LOC109740986 gene encoding uncharacterized protein: MGRRFPAAALAAAVRPYARFSPAASKAAKPPTAPLDTPRNAGPGAAAGASSGRAEVRDVAAACGMQEDDRVPLAEVVLDCTKRWFQDTLKEARAGDAAMQVLVGQMYRSGYGVNKNEHKSRIWMEKASRYRSTVWKVCNKRPGYNASDSDSDDVKETGK, from the exons ATGGGCAGGCGCTTCCCAGCCGCCGCCCTAGCCGCCGCTGTCCGCCCCTACGCCCGCTTCTCCCCCGCCGCTAGCAAGGCAGCGAAGCCCCCGACCGCTCCGCTGGATACTCCCAGGAACGCCGgtcccggcgccgccgccggggCTAGCTCTGGACGGGCCGAGGTGCGGGATGTGGCGGCGGCATGCGGGATGCAGGAGGACGACCGGGTGCCGCTCGCGGAGGTGGTTTTGGACTGCACGAAGCGGTGGTTCCAGGACACGCTCAAGGAGGCGCGCGCCGGCGACGCCGCCATGCAGGTCCTCGTCGGTCAGATGTACCGCAGCGGCTACGGCGTCAACAAGAACGAGCACAAG TCTAGAATTTGGATGGAGAAAGCATCAAGATATCGGTCTACAGTCTGGAAAGTTTGCAATAAACGACCAG GGTACAATGCTAGTGACTCAGATTCAGATGATGTTAAGGAAACAGGCAAATAA